CTGGAAAAATTATTGATTCTGACTCTTTAATTGGAGAGAGCTTGGTTATAACTCCGAGTGAAGTAATAGGCAAATCAGGTGTTGAAACTGATTTTAAAGATTATTCGATGCCGATAGCTGATCTACCACAAGCGACAGCAACGATCGTCTCTAAAGTATCAGCAATCAATATACGTTATTTAATAGAAGGAACAACTACGCCGCTAGGAGATGAACTGTCAAAGGAAGGCTTGATTGGTAGCTCAGACAGTATTCCATCCAAAGTTTTTACAGGCTATCTATTAAGTAAAATCATGATTGATGGTGTTGAACAAAGGCCATTGACTGATCCAGTTGCAATCGAATACGGTGAGATCGCAGAAGTGATTTTTTATTATCAAGTAAAGCCAGTTTTGGAAACAAGTTTAGCAATTTCTTTACCAGAAATTTCAGAAGGTGGAAAGGTAACATTTACATCAACCTTTAAAAATACTGCGACAGCACCATCATATTTAACGGATGTACTGTATGAAACGACAGAAGCATTCCCTAAAAATGTCACTGTTGATTTAGACAGTGTAAAACTGAATGGGCAGCATTTGGAAGCTAAGGCAGCTGTTGTTGATAATGGTGGTAAATTAAAGGTCAATTTAGGGGAATTAGAATCAGGTGATGAATACACACTAACGTATGATGTTGTTTCTACAATTACTACACCACCATTAGCAAACGTTTTAGAAGTCAAGCAAGCCTATATACTTAGCGGGAAATCGGCAGATAAAGCCACTGTTACAGCTAGCTCTGGAGAAGTAAAAACATTCACAATAAAACCAAGAGTTGCAGATATCGCTGTGCAGCATTTAGAAGAAGAGACAGAAACTGAACTTGCACAGGAACAACTAAAACAGGGCGTTATTGGTGAAGAAACTACGTTTAATGCAAATACAATTAAAGGATATGTACTAAGCAAAGTCATTATTGATAGTGACGAACAACCACTTTCAAGCGTTGTTAAAGTGAAGTATGGTGAACATTCTACTGTCCGATTTTACTACAAAGGAGTTCTAGAGTTTTCTTCCGTTCCAAGTACAATGAACTTCGGAACGAAAGCATTGGATGGTAATGAAATTAGAGTGAACCAACCAAGCTATGATGCTCCTTTAGTCGTTAGCGACAGCCGTTCTGATAAAAAATCATGGACGCTAAAAGCGAAAATAACAACACCTTTAACCAATGAAAATGGCAAGATTATTGTAGGAGCAATCCGCTATAAGAGCCCTGAAAGTGATGAGTTCCTATTAAATGAGGGAACACAAACGTTATTGACGGCTTCAAACACTGAAACTTATGATATTAGTGCAACTTGGGGTGCTTTAAAAGACAGCCCTGGTTTCAAATTTGAATTACCAGCAGTCAAAGTAAAAGAGTTAGGTAAGTACAAAGGAATGATCGAATATTCCTTAGAAGATACCTACAAGCCATAACGGAGGAGAAAATGAAAAATAAATCATTTTATATACGAGTAGTAACCTCTGTGTTTTTCTTAGGAATGTTAAGTATGATGGGTATTCAAGCAGTAGCACAAGAAAATGGTGGTGCTATCGGAACTAAAGGGGAAATTATTCTTCAAGAAGAAACCGCCCCATCATCAGAAACGTCAGCAAGTACAACGGATACGGCAAGTGTTACTACAAAATCAGGTCCTTCAGGAATAGCATCAAGCAAATCTAAACCCAGAGGTAGGTATCCATCTACCGGTGAATTAGCAAGAACAAGTTTATCTATTGCTGGTCTAATCTCACTGATTGCAGCTTTACTTCTATTTATTTGGAAGCGAAAAAGCAAAAGGAAAGGGGTTAAGGAGGATGAAGTATAAGCTAATTAATACAGCGCTAGTACTTTTATTGGGAAGTTGTAGTTTTTCACAAGTATACTGGGCACAAGAGTCAAAGTTAGGGACAGGTGATATTGAGTTCTCAGGAAAAGAAGATCCCAATCTGAAAATTAGACATCCAGAAACATTAGAAGATGCTGATCCAGGTGTTATTGCTAGTACTATAGGTGCTTTGAGAATTGATTTTGCTCCACAATTGTCTTTCGATATAGGCGATATTTCTAAAAAAGATGCTAAGTATTTAGTAAATGCCCAGCTATATAAAGGTGAGATGAAACCGAGTGGGAATTTTGTTCAGGTGTCAGATTATCGTGGGAGTACAACTGGTTGGAAATTACAAGTACGTCAAGAAAATCAATTTCAGAAAAGTGATCGGCCGGAAAATCAATTAAATGGTGCAGTACTTTCCTTTGATAAAGCGTGGACGAATACTTCGGCAGAAAATCCCAGTGATGCACCTTTGGTTTCTAAAGAGATTGTTCAAATGAACAATATTGGTGATACATACACCCTTGCCGATGCTACGGTTAAACATAGTGCTGGAGCTGGCACTTGGAACATTGTATTTGGTGCATCAAAAGATAATATCAACGACCAGGATGCAACATTAAGTCCGCGTTTAAATAAAAATGGGAAAGTAATGACTGACCCGGACTTCAATAATCAAGAAGTCTACATGAATAGTGCCATCAATTTATCCATCCCCGGCGAAACTAAAAAGGTACCGGGAACTTATTCAACGGTGTTAACTTGGATTATAGCCGAGTTGCCATAGATCAAACACACATAAAATAGGAGGAAACACAAATGAAATTAACACACAAATTATGCGGCGCTGCATTATTAGCAGTAGCTGGGGTAGCAGTAGCTCTACCGAACAACACGAAAGCAACAGATGGTGACCCTCGTTCTGCAGGAGCGGATATCGAATTTACTTCAACTGAGATCACTGCAGAAAAACCTGATCCAAACCACAGTGGTTCTGGTGATGGCGTTCCTGGAAATAGCTCAGATCTTCCTTGGACAGATGCTAAAGGGTTCGGGGTTTCTGCTGTAACACGTTTAGAATTCAGTAAACACGCAATTGTACAAGATGGTAAAGATCAACCTTACCAAGCTAAAAAATGGGTATCAACTGACGAAGCTGGTGAAGCGATTGAAAATGCTAACTTTGTTTCATTTGAAGATCTACGTGTCATTGATGATCACAGCTACAAAATCACTGCAAAAATTGCAAAACCATTTACAAACTCAAGAAAAGCTGCTAATGGCAAAGACGTATCCTACACATTAGATGGGACAACCTTGGCATATAGTAATATGACTTTGAGCTCAACAAATGGTGCTCCAGCTGAGGCATATCCAACAACTGGGTTACAAGAAGGCGCTACTTTATCATATGATAAGACAACTGGAGGAGCTCCAGTTGTAATGTTAGATAACACCAACACAGCAAGCTTAGACCAATATGAAAAAGGTGCTGGTAAATATAACCTGTACTTTGGTCAATATGGTTCAACAGAAAAAGACCCAGAAAAATCAGTTTTATTAACAATTCCAACAAGCAAAAATATTATGCAAGAAGGTAAATATAGCGGAGTTGTTGAATGGACAATGGCATCAATTCCAACAACTCCTAAAGGGTAATTAATCCTCAATATCGATTTTATTGAGAAAAAGGAACAAAAAAGCAAGGTGAGTCAAGGGAAAACTAACTAGTTTTACCCTTGACTAAAAATCAAATATTGACTGGAAAAGTCTAGTTTTTCCAAATAGTTGACTCGAAGTCTGTCGCCTTGTTTTATCGCAAGTAAGAAAGGTTAGAATAAGAATGAAAACAATAACAAAAATTTACCTATTTTTATTATACATAGTTTGTTTAGGGACTTTTTCGCAAGATGTGTTTGCAGAAGAACAAGCACAAAATCCCGGAGCCTTTACATATAAGGTGATCCATCCAGAAAATCAACGTTCTAACGCTGGTTATTTTGATTTACGAATGACTCCAGATGAAAAACAGACTATTCAAATCGAAATAAACAATCCTTCAGACAAAGAAGAGGTGACAGTCAGCGTTTCTCTAAATAGTACCAAAACAAATGCTAATGGAGTTTTAGAATATGGACCATCACTGTTGCAAAAAGATCCGTCGATGAAAAAAGATTTATCCGATATTGCCAAAGCACCTGAGTCAATTACACTTAAGCCAGGGGAAAAGAAAAATTTGGACATTGATATTACAATGCCAAAAGATTCTTATGATGGATTTATATCTGGTGGTATCCAACTGAAAAGGCAATTGACTGAAGCTGAAAAAAAAGAACGTGAAAAAAAATCAGGGATTCAAAATGAATATGCGTTTATTATTGGGGTATTATTAACTGAAACTGATACAAAAGTTGAACCCAATTTAGAGTTCAATAAGTTCTATGCAGAGTTATCTAATTACCGTAATGCTGTTTTTGCAAGCATCTCTAATATTAATTCAGCTTATGTAGATGATATGACGATTGATATGCAAGTCATGAAAAAAGGGTCAACTGAGGTTTTATATGATACGAAAAAAACAACGATGCAAATGGCGCCTAATTCAGTAATAAACTTTCCTTTAATTATGAATGGGGATGAAATGGTACCCGGAGAATATACAGGGCATGTACTAGTGACTAGCAATGAAAAAAAATGGGAATGGACAGAAGGGTTTACAATCAGCAAAGAAGAAGCTGATAAATACAATAAGCAGGATGTTTCAATTACGCAAGAACGCGGCATTGACTGGAAGCTAATCGTGATGATCGTTTGCGGTATCTTGATTGTTCTACTGGGTATTTTCTTATTTGTTCGCACATTAAATAATAAAAAAACAGAAAAAAAGAGAAAACAATCTAAGAAAAAGAAATAATCTAATGGAGGATCGATGAAGTGGGGATATTATATTGGTTATTCATTGGTCTGTTAGTTAGTAGTATTCTCCTTATACTTGTGAGTATTTGGTATATCTATTTAGGGATCCAAAGCTCTAGAAAAAGACAGATGTTGAAAATGCGACGTCCTAAAAATAAACAAAAACGTCGGAAGTTAAAAAAAGAAATATTGCGATTACAAAAACAAAAACAACGTTATATGCGCAGTAGTTTTCTCCTTCTGCTTGTGAGTATTCTGCTAACTATGGGAGCATTCTATACAAGGTTCTATCAACAGACATCGTTAAGTGCCAACGATGGTGAAATTATTGTTCAAAGCTATTTTTTAGTAGATTCTATTGAAAAAGATATCCAAGGTATCCAAAATGGAGCAGACCCAGAAAAATCACAGGAAAAAATCAGAACAATGACGGCATTGATGGTCACTTATGGAAACCTGCCGCCATCTGGTAGTTTAACAAAAGAGCGACAACAAATGTTGAAAAAATACTATCAAGGAATCCGTGAATTAGGGATGAATTTGAATAGTCAAGCAGCTAGAAGATTGGGAGATCCTAAAATAGTAGAAGATTATCTATCTGACATCAAACAATTAAAACAAAGTCAACAAAAAATTTTTCAAACATTTAAAGTAAACGAATCCGCTTTAAAGCAAAAGAAATAGCTTGGGAATAGGAGAAAGATGATGAGTGCAACCAAGTCAAAATCGAACCCTTCATCTCAAGCTTTTCCTGTGAAAAAGATTAGTTCAAAAAAAATAAAACAACGATCTAAATATCCAAGTAAAACGTTCAAAAGGAAAAAAAAGCGACATTCAAGAAGAAAAATAGTGAAAGAGCTGTATCAAACTTTTAGTATATTCTTTGCTCTTTTGCTACTAATACAAAAAATGACAATTGCTTTACCAAAAGTTGAGGGATATTCTATGATTCCAACATTAGTGGATGGAAATCGTGTGGTTGTTAATAAGTTTGGTCAGGTGAAAAGATTCAAACTCATTTATTTTAAAGATACAACAGGAAAAATAGGCGCGGTTCGTAGAATAATCGGAATACCAGGTGATCGAATCAAGTATAAGAATGATCAATTGTGGATTAACGAACAAGAAGTAGTTGAACGGTTCTTGGAAAACTCAGTACATAAAGTTCAAGAGTCTACAATGAAATTTACAGACGACTTTACATTGATCCAAGCAATTGGAGTAGAAGCTGTTCCGATGGGGAAATATTTTGTCATGGGAGATAATCGACCTTTTGCAACAGATAGCCGAGTCTATGGTCTAATCGATGAAAGTCAGGTCGTTGGAACGGCAGAATGGTTGCTGTTTCCGCTGCGTAAATTAGACTATTTTTAACAGTATTTTATTTTTATAGAAAAGAAGGAGCGCTATGGCTGAGACAAAAAGGAAACCGTCGAGAAAGCTTATTTCAGTTTCCAAACGTAGAAAAGTTAAACTTAAAAAGAAACTATTTGTAAAAAAGCAGTCACAAGAAATACAACCCAAACGAATAGTAAAGAGATCACGATTGTTCTTCGTTGGGGGAATATGTGTAGTTGTTCTTTTTGTGTTAATTCGAATGACTGTGCGTAGAGTAGATGGACAATCAATGGATCCAAATTTAGCAAATAGCGATCGAGTTTTGGTTTTCAAAGATAGTCAACCAAAGCGCTATAATATCATAACATTTCGTCCGAAAGGAAAGCCAAATGAATCGTATGTTAAAAGAGTAATCGGCATTCCAGGGGATGCGATTTGGATGGACAATAATACGTTGTATATCAACCATCAATTGGTCAGTGAAACAGAGCGGCCATTAACGAATAGTAATCTTTTAGGTAGAAAATTACCTGACGGTACCATCAAAGTTTGGTTGAATCAAAAATTGATCAAAGAGTTTGCTGGTAAACAGATGATTCCAGAGAATAAGTATTTTGTTTTAGGGGATAATCGTAATCATTCATCTGATAGCCGAGTCTTTGGCTTGGTGGATACTTCTCAAATAGAAGGTGTTGTTAAGTGGCGTTACTATCCATTTAATAAGATTGGAACAATAGATTAAGTAAATCGAGTGGGACAATATGAAACGAGGCTATTATGAATAAAGCAATAAAACAATTTGTTAAAGATGAGGCATGGAGTCTGTTTATGAGTATCATGATTCCAATCATTATTTTAGGTGTTATTTATTATCAAAATGGAATCTATCTAGGTAGTGAAAAGACAGTTTTAGCTAGTGATGCCTACCCACAACTTTCTAATTTTTTAGCGAGTTTTCACAACGTTATGCATGGTAAGCAAAGCATTTTCTATACATGGTATGGTTCATTGGGACTTAATTATTGGTCATTAGCTGCTTACTACTTGAATGGGATCTTTACACCGCTAGTTTATTTTTTTAAGAATGAAGCCATCGCGGATACATTTTACTTACTGACATTACTCAAATTTGGTGCGATTGGCGGTAGCTTTTGGCTCTTTGCTAGGCAAACCTTTGATCTTTCTAAATGGTTATTAGCAGGTTTGAGTATTAGTTATGCTTTAATGGGGTTTTCTGTAGCATACTCTCCAATGTTGATGTGGTTGGATGCAATAATGTATCTGCCATTAGTGATTCTGGGAATTCATCGCTTGATGGATAAACGTAAATCGGGCGTATTATTTGTTAGCTACCTTTTATTGTTTTTATCTAATTTTTATTTAGCTTTTATGATTGGTGTTTTTTCTTTTCTCTATTACTGGGTAAGATATGGTACTGATCCAACTAGGTATAAAGCAAGTATTTTGTTATATTTAGTCACTGCTATTCTTGCGGGAACAGCTTCAATGATTACAGTTATCCCAACGGTCATTGATTTAAGTAGTAATGGCGAAACACTAAGCGAAATCAGTCAATTTTTAACGCCTGATACGGGTCCGTGGGATTTGGTCGTAAAAAGTATGATTGGCACATATGATACAGCTAAATATAATGGTGCTCCGTTTATATACATAAGTTTGCTTTTTCTTTTGTTTGCCGGTGTTTATTTTTTCAGTAAAAGAATTAATTTACGAAACAAACTACTCTACGGTACGTTATGTTTATTTTTAGTATTGAGCATCTATATTCAGCCACTGAATTTATTTTGGCATGGTCTACATGCACCGAATATGTTGCTGTTCCGCTTTAGCTTTTTGCTTTCGTTTCTATTATTGACTCTTTCTGCGTATGGGTTGGAAGTACTTGAACAAGAGGCGGTTGATTCCTTGTTAAATAGCGCTATTTTGTTATTAGGCTTATTTTTAGCAGCGTTTTTACTGGCCAATAGAAAACGGTATGATTATTTTTCAGGAAGAAATGTACTGATTACGTTAGGTTTTATTAGTGCGTATTTTATATTATCCTACTTATTAGTCAAAAAAAGGGGCTGGAAACAGTTTATTTTTATCGCGATGTTGCTACTCGTTATTTGTGAAATGACTTTTAATAGTCACGCAATGATTCAGGGAATAGCGAAAGACTGGGTTTATCCAGAACGAAGAGGATACACGCAAAAATATCATGAGATTCAAACGCTAGTTGATCAAACGAAAAAAGATCAGTCTGTGAGTTGTCGAATGACTAATCTAGACCCCATTAGTGTGAACGAAAGTTTTAATTTTGGCTATAGTGGTGTTTCTATGTTTTCTTCTATTCGAAATCGTCATTCGTCAATGTATTTAAATGAGCTAGGTTTTCGTTCAGAAGGGACAAATTTAAATATCAATTATTCCAATAATACACTGATTATGGACTCTGTATTAGGGATTCAGTATAATCTGGCAAAAAATAATCCTAATAAATTTGGTTTTACAAAAGAAGCACAAAGTGGAGAGTACGGGTTATATAAAAATGAGTATGCATTACCACTAGGAATAGTGACAGATAAAGGAATTTATGCCGATGGAGCGGTACATAATCAGACAACTTTACTTGATTATCTAGCCGAAAGTCAGACGACATTTGTATCTTTTACTGAACCCAAAGAAATCAGTCATGAAAATGTCTTGATTCAAGAAGAAGGACCTGTAGTCTATTATTCAGAAGAAACACCGCAGGCCAAGAAAATTATGAATTGGTCAATTTCAATCCCAGCACATACTCAGGCCTATTTAAGTTTGTATGACGTAAATGATTACTCTGTTGCATTCAAAACAAAAGTGGAAATAACAGTTGAAAATGAAGCTGCACGAGTGTATCAAATGAAGGATGTCGGACAATATTATGATCTGGGGAATTATGAAAAAGCAAAGATGATCCAGGTTAAAGTAGTTTTTTCTGGTTCACCGTTAGTCAGTATTTTACGACCGGATGTTTTATTACTTGATACGGAGGCTTTTAAAACAACCATTGAAAAGATCAAAAAAAAGGGTGTTGCATTTGAGACGAGTGGACGAAAAGCCAAGGCTGAAGTCACGCTTGATAAAGAACAAGTGATAGTAACTACGATTCCTTATGATCAAGGGTGGTCGGTCAAAATTGATGGAAAAAAAACAGACGTCATCCAGTTTAAAGAGGCTTTCTTAAGCGTTACTGTACCGCAAGGCAAACACACGATTGAATTTGTTTTTCTGCCTAAAGGCTTTAAAGCTGGTAGCATTTTGTTTGGTGGAAGTCTAACAATTTATGCCTGTTTTTATTGGTATAAAAGAAGGGATAGGATTAATTAATGAAAAAGAAACATCGTTTTATTCTTTTGATGATTCCGTTGAGTATCTTCTTTTTATTTGGGTGTTCAAAAGAAGTAATTGAAACAAACAAACAAACAATTGAAGGTGAAGGCTTGACTTATCATTTACAACTTCCTAGAGGATGGAAAAAACAAGCAAATTATCAAACAATATATGGCCGTCAATCCGCTTTTGGAGCAGAAGATACTAAGAGTAAATCAGGGATGTCGGTTTTACTTTTTCCTAAAGAAGGGGTAGACCAAAAAGGGTTTGGCGAACGGACTAGAAAAGAATTGGCAGAGAAAAATAACTATAAAAAAGTTGATGGAGTGTATCTAAAAGAGTATACGATCAATGAAGCACCAGCTTATAAATTTACATTTGAAACAAGATTTGGAGACCAGAAGGTTTGGTCGCATTTCTATGCTATTTTTACAAAAAATGGTGTGATCGAAGTGATGTTTTATTCCGCACAAGATACAGCGTATAAAGAACGGGCTAAATTAATCGATGCTTCGATGGATACAGTGAAGGAAATCGCCTATGATGAAGTAGCGAATTCAGCTAAAGATGAAGAGAACTCAGACAAAATAGAAGTTGAAAATAACGAACTTTCTGCTGTGATCACAGGGATTCGAACGATTTCAGGAAAACATGCAGAGAAAATTTTTGTACTGCGCTATCAATTAACAAATCTAAGTGATCAAGTAATCAAACCTGTTGAGTGGCAAAAGTTTATCGAGCTGAAGCAACAAGGAGTTCTTTTAGAAAAAGCAACCTTGCCAGAAAGTACGACTTCTTTTGATACTAAAGAATTAGTAGACGCTGGTGAAAAAGAGCTGAACAAAGGAGAATCAGTTGAGTCAGTCCTGCTCTACAGGTTACCTGAGATAGTTAATATCCAACTTACATTTGATTCAACGCATTTTCCTAGACAAAAAACGTATACCTTACTTTTATCAAATAAAGAGGAGAAAAATAACGAATGAAAAGAGTAGCCATTGTTTTAGCAGTCTCATTACTTGCCATCATCGGTTGTACAGTCAAAGAAGATGGGACTAGTTCGTTGCGTAAAACCGATAGGCAGTATGTTTTGTATAAAGAACGAACGAAAGGATTTGGTAACTATGATTATCCAAACTTAAAAGAAACCGAAGCCGAAAAGCTGTTGACTGAAAAGTTTCAATTAGAACTGCCAACTCTGTACAACGAGATTCAACCGATTATAGAAAAAGAGTTGGAAGGAAATGATATTAAAGCTACCAAACCAGTTTTTCAATTATTTGTCCAACCAACACAAGTGGTATTTACAAGAATGACTTCGTACGAGAAAAATAATCGACCTTATATTCATACAAAAATAGAGCTAAAATATTTTTTTGATGATGGAAAGAAAGTAGCGAAATTAAACAATCAGACTGTCATGCTGATCAATCAAACTACAGAATCAAAGGCTCTCTCTGAGAAGCTTCCGTTATTTACAAAGGAAGTTGGTAAAATGATTAATCTGAATGGACTAGAACAAGGATTGAGTAATTATGAAAAAAAAGTTCAAGCGTCAAAAGGTTTAATAGTTCAACAAGCAATATCTATCGCTGATAATAATAAAGAAGCGAAGAAAGAGAAAGGGTTGTTGAAATCTATACAAGTTTCGTATGATGAACACGGCATTTTACGAGAATTGTATGGGAACATAGCTGATATAACAGAATAGGTAGTGACTGAAAGCAAGATAAACATATCTAGTGTTGAAAGCTAATTAGTGCTTTCAAAGTACCCGTAAGAGGTATGTTTTTCTCGCATATATTCTAGTTTAAGAATGAAGTAAGCTTGT
This genomic stretch from Enterococcus haemoperoxidus ATCC BAA-382 harbors:
- a CDS encoding LPXTG cell wall anchor domain-containing protein, whose translation is MKNKSFYIRVVTSVFFLGMLSMMGIQAVAQENGGAIGTKGEIILQEETAPSSETSASTTDTASVTTKSGPSGIASSKSKPRGRYPSTGELARTSLSIAGLISLIAALLLFIWKRKSKRKGVKEDEV
- a CDS encoding WxL domain-containing protein, with product MKYKLINTALVLLLGSCSFSQVYWAQESKLGTGDIEFSGKEDPNLKIRHPETLEDADPGVIASTIGALRIDFAPQLSFDIGDISKKDAKYLVNAQLYKGEMKPSGNFVQVSDYRGSTTGWKLQVRQENQFQKSDRPENQLNGAVLSFDKAWTNTSAENPSDAPLVSKEIVQMNNIGDTYTLADATVKHSAGAGTWNIVFGASKDNINDQDATLSPRLNKNGKVMTDPDFNNQEVYMNSAINLSIPGETKKVPGTYSTVLTWIIAELP
- a CDS encoding WxL domain-containing protein; the encoded protein is MKLTHKLCGAALLAVAGVAVALPNNTKATDGDPRSAGADIEFTSTEITAEKPDPNHSGSGDGVPGNSSDLPWTDAKGFGVSAVTRLEFSKHAIVQDGKDQPYQAKKWVSTDEAGEAIENANFVSFEDLRVIDDHSYKITAKIAKPFTNSRKAANGKDVSYTLDGTTLAYSNMTLSSTNGAPAEAYPTTGLQEGATLSYDKTTGGAPVVMLDNTNTASLDQYEKGAGKYNLYFGQYGSTEKDPEKSVLLTIPTSKNIMQEGKYSGVVEWTMASIPTTPKG
- a CDS encoding DUF916 and DUF3324 domain-containing protein, producing MKTITKIYLFLLYIVCLGTFSQDVFAEEQAQNPGAFTYKVIHPENQRSNAGYFDLRMTPDEKQTIQIEINNPSDKEEVTVSVSLNSTKTNANGVLEYGPSLLQKDPSMKKDLSDIAKAPESITLKPGEKKNLDIDITMPKDSYDGFISGGIQLKRQLTEAEKKEREKKSGIQNEYAFIIGVLLTETDTKVEPNLEFNKFYAELSNYRNAVFASISNINSAYVDDMTIDMQVMKKGSTEVLYDTKKTTMQMAPNSVINFPLIMNGDEMVPGEYTGHVLVTSNEKKWEWTEGFTISKEEADKYNKQDVSITQERGIDWKLIVMIVCGILIVLLGIFLFVRTLNNKKTEKKRKQSKKKK
- the lepB gene encoding signal peptidase I, whose translation is MSATKSKSNPSSQAFPVKKISSKKIKQRSKYPSKTFKRKKKRHSRRKIVKELYQTFSIFFALLLLIQKMTIALPKVEGYSMIPTLVDGNRVVVNKFGQVKRFKLIYFKDTTGKIGAVRRIIGIPGDRIKYKNDQLWINEQEVVERFLENSVHKVQESTMKFTDDFTLIQAIGVEAVPMGKYFVMGDNRPFATDSRVYGLIDESQVVGTAEWLLFPLRKLDYF
- the lepB gene encoding signal peptidase I; the encoded protein is MAETKRKPSRKLISVSKRRKVKLKKKLFVKKQSQEIQPKRIVKRSRLFFVGGICVVVLFVLIRMTVRRVDGQSMDPNLANSDRVLVFKDSQPKRYNIITFRPKGKPNESYVKRVIGIPGDAIWMDNNTLYINHQLVSETERPLTNSNLLGRKLPDGTIKVWLNQKLIKEFAGKQMIPENKYFVLGDNRNHSSDSRVFGLVDTSQIEGVVKWRYYPFNKIGTID
- a CDS encoding YfhO family protein, with protein sequence MNKAIKQFVKDEAWSLFMSIMIPIIILGVIYYQNGIYLGSEKTVLASDAYPQLSNFLASFHNVMHGKQSIFYTWYGSLGLNYWSLAAYYLNGIFTPLVYFFKNEAIADTFYLLTLLKFGAIGGSFWLFARQTFDLSKWLLAGLSISYALMGFSVAYSPMLMWLDAIMYLPLVILGIHRLMDKRKSGVLFVSYLLLFLSNFYLAFMIGVFSFLYYWVRYGTDPTRYKASILLYLVTAILAGTASMITVIPTVIDLSSNGETLSEISQFLTPDTGPWDLVVKSMIGTYDTAKYNGAPFIYISLLFLLFAGVYFFSKRINLRNKLLYGTLCLFLVLSIYIQPLNLFWHGLHAPNMLLFRFSFLLSFLLLTLSAYGLEVLEQEAVDSLLNSAILLLGLFLAAFLLANRKRYDYFSGRNVLITLGFISAYFILSYLLVKKRGWKQFIFIAMLLLVICEMTFNSHAMIQGIAKDWVYPERRGYTQKYHEIQTLVDQTKKDQSVSCRMTNLDPISVNESFNFGYSGVSMFSSIRNRHSSMYLNELGFRSEGTNLNINYSNNTLIMDSVLGIQYNLAKNNPNKFGFTKEAQSGEYGLYKNEYALPLGIVTDKGIYADGAVHNQTTLLDYLAESQTTFVSFTEPKEISHENVLIQEEGPVVYYSEETPQAKKIMNWSISIPAHTQAYLSLYDVNDYSVAFKTKVEITVENEAARVYQMKDVGQYYDLGNYEKAKMIQVKVVFSGSPLVSILRPDVLLLDTEAFKTTIEKIKKKGVAFETSGRKAKAEVTLDKEQVIVTTIPYDQGWSVKIDGKKTDVIQFKEAFLSVTVPQGKHTIEFVFLPKGFKAGSILFGGSLTIYACFYWYKRRDRIN
- a CDS encoding DUF5067 domain-containing protein — its product is MKKKHRFILLMIPLSIFFLFGCSKEVIETNKQTIEGEGLTYHLQLPRGWKKQANYQTIYGRQSAFGAEDTKSKSGMSVLLFPKEGVDQKGFGERTRKELAEKNNYKKVDGVYLKEYTINEAPAYKFTFETRFGDQKVWSHFYAIFTKNGVIEVMFYSAQDTAYKERAKLIDASMDTVKEIAYDEVANSAKDEENSDKIEVENNELSAVITGIRTISGKHAEKIFVLRYQLTNLSDQVIKPVEWQKFIELKQQGVLLEKATLPESTTSFDTKELVDAGEKELNKGESVESVLLYRLPEIVNIQLTFDSTHFPRQKTYTLLLSNKEEKNNE